The DNA segment GCTTTTTATAGTATTTCTTCAAAGAGAAGAACCTTGTTATTGAGGAATATAAACCACAAATTTAGTTTCGAAAAAATCTTCTTTAAAATAGTCTGCCAGTGGATACAACTCTGCTTTCAACCTGGATTCTTCGATTTCTTCAGCAAGATCACCACCTTTTAGGTAAAGGATACCATTGGGGATTGCATTTTTAGAATCTTTATTAAACTTCCCTCTTACCCATGGATAAAAGTCAATAAGCCTTGTAACAGCTCTGGATACGACAAAATCATACTTATCAGTTACCTGTTCGGCCCTTAAATGGCTGGCCTTCACATTTTTCAATCCCAGTCCAGCCGCAACTTCAGTAACCACTTTAATCTTTTTTCCGATAGAATCCACCAAATGGAACTGAGTTTCAGGGAATAGAATGGCCAAAGGAATTCCTGGAAAACCTCCTCCGGTTCCCACATCCAGTACTTTTTCTCCCGGTTTGAAAGTGCAAAATTTTGCAATACCAAGAGAATGAAGGATATGGCGAACATAGAGTTCATCAATATCTTTTCTGGAGATTACATTGATCTGGGCATTCCAGAAACTATATAAATCGTACAACTGATCAAACTGAGCAATTTGTTCATCAGTCAGATCCTTAAAATATTCTTGTATTAGCGTTGATCTTATTTCCACTTTACTTTTTTAACAAATATAGACAGAATGCCATTAAACACGAGAAAAATGAACAAGAGAATGTCCAGGATGGGAAAACACCATCGTAAATCACTATAATTTAACCGTTTTAAAATGCGGGGATAGATGAAACATCTGATCACAATACTCACCAACAAAACACCTAAAGCAGGGTATAATGTCGCTTTGAAGCATAATAATGCGGCAAAGAAAGCATAGAAAAGAAACTGAAAGATGATCTGGCAGGAAAGGATAAACTTATGTTTCCCTTTATATAACTTACCCGCCCCGAAATGTCTTTTCTTTTGTCTCAGGTAAGCGCCAAAGCTGGTATTCGGTTCAGACCATACCTGACTCTCTTTGTTGATCCGGATCTCTGTATTGCGGGAATGTGCATTCGCATTTACAAACAGATCATCATCACCAGAAGGAATATGCATGTGCGCAGCAAAACCTTTGTTCTTGAAGAAAAGCGTCTTTCTATAAGCCATATTTCTTCCTACGCCCATATATGGCATACCTTTAATCGCGTAAGAAAGATAGTTTACAGCGGTAAAAAACGTTTCAAAACGAATTAAAGCATTTAGAATACCTCTCTTTTTAAGGTATGGGGAATAACCCAAAACAATCTCCACCTTTGGATCTTCAGACTGTTGCATCCCCAACAACCAGTTTGCTGAAGCGGGAACACAATCGGCATCTGTAAATACCAGCCAGTCGTTGGAAGCGGCTTTAATTCCCATGGTAACGGCAAATTTTTTGCCTGCAATAAACTTTTCCCCTTCTGAGATCGTTACGATCTTCAACCGCTTATATTGTTTGGCAAACTCTTCTAAAAGCTGTCTGGTTCCATCCCAGGATCGGTCATTTACAACAACCACCTCAAAATCAGGATGATTTTGTTCCAGAACTGAAGGCAGGTAATTTCTTAGATTGTCCACTTCATTGCGTGCACAAATGACAACGCTTAAGGGTTTTGCAGCAGTTTCCGGTATGGGTTCTACCGGAAAAAAAGCCAGTTTCAGGTGAACAAATAAACTAAAGTATAATTGTATTAAGAAACAGAAGATCAATGAGCCGAGCAGACAACTCTCTATTAAGGTTAATTCCACGATGTATTTTTGTAGCTGCCAAATTTCTGCTTTTTAATCTGTAATGTTCCTTTTTGTTGATAAAAAATTTAGCCCATTTATAGCGCTATTTTTGCTACTTTTGGCAGATTTTAGTGGAGCATACAGATTTATGAAATTTACCTTACAGGCAAACGATACACATTCAAAGGCAAGAGCAGGAACAGTAACAACAGATCACGGAGACATACAAACTCCTATTTTCATGCCTGTGGGCACTGCAGGAACTGTAAAAGCAGTTCATCAACGGGAACTTAAAAACGATATTGACGCCAAGATCATTTTGGGCAATACCTATCATTTATACCTGAGACCAGGCTTAGATATTATAGAAGGAAGCGGTGGATTGCATAAATTTATTGGCTGGGACCGTCCGATTTTAACCGATAGCGGAGGTTATCAGGTTTATTCCTTGAGTAAAGTAAGGAAGATTAAGGAAGAAGGCGTTACTTTTCGCTCGCATATTGATGGTTCGAAACACCTTTTTACACCGGAGTATGCCATGGATATCCAACGTACCATTGGTGCAGATATCATTATGGCTTTTGATGAATGTACACCTTATCCTTGTGATTATAAATACGCGGCAAATTCCATCAACATGACCCACCGCTGGTTAAAGCGTTGCTGCAACAGGTTTGACTCAACAGAACCAAAATACGGATTCAACCAAACCTTATTCCCTATTGTACAGGGATCAGTGTATAAAGACCTGAGGAAGAAATCTGCTGAATTTATTGCAGGAATGAACCGTGAGGGAAATGCAATCGGTGGATTATCCGTAGGGGAACCTGCAGAGGAGATGTACGGAATGACAGAAGTAGTCTGTGACATTCTTCCGTACGACAAACCGAGATACCTGATGGGGGTAGGAACACCAATTAATATACTGGAAAACATTGCTTTAGGCGTCGACATGTTCGACTGCGTAATGCCTACCAGAAATGCAAGAAACGGAATGTTATTTACCAGGAACGGCATCATTAACATCGGAAATAAGAAATGGGCAGATGACTTCTCTCCGATTGATGCGGAAAGTGACCTTCATGCAGATCAGGTATATTCTAAAGCCTATTTAAGACACCTAATGCATTCAAAAGAGATGCTTGGCGCACAAATTGCAACCCTTCACAACCTGCATTTTTACCTGTGGCTCGTTAAAACAGCCAGGGAGAAAATTATCAGTGGCGAGTTTTACGCCTGGAAGAACAAAATGGTGACTATATTAGGTAATAAATTGTAAATGAACTTTATCAAAGGCAGGATTAAGATTATCGACTGGTATATTATCAGCAAGTATCTGGGTACATTTATTTATACTCTGACGCTATTTGTAGTCATCATTGTGATCTTTGACCTTTCAGAGAAACTGGACGATTTTCTTGGCAACAACCTGACCTTCTGGCAAGTGATTTCCTTATATTATGCGGGCTCTATTCCCTTTTATGTGAATATGCTCTCCCCGCTGATCAATTTCATTGCGGTGATATTTTTCACCGCAAAGATGGCCGATCAAACGGAGATTGTACCCATATTAAGTGGAGGAGTCAGCTTTAACCGATTCTTATTGCCCTATTTTATATCCGCATTTATCATTTTTTCCATTAACCTCGCTTCTAATCTATACATCCTTCCCTATACCAATCAGATAAAGAATAACTTCGAAAACACCTTTATAAAGAAGAATGATCCGACCAGTAAGACTGATATTCACATGAAACTGGATGATCATACTTATATCTACATGAGGAGCTTTGACAACAGGAGTAAAGTAGGAAGCCAGTTCTCATTAGACAACTTTAAAGGCGATATACTGACCAGGAAGATTGTGGCTGATGAGATCAAATGGGACTCATTAAAGCGGTCATGGAGGCTAACCAACTATTCCGTA comes from the Pedobacter sp. FW305-3-2-15-E-R2A2 genome and includes:
- the rsmG gene encoding 16S rRNA (guanine(527)-N(7))-methyltransferase RsmG, yielding MEIRSTLIQEYFKDLTDEQIAQFDQLYDLYSFWNAQINVISRKDIDELYVRHILHSLGIAKFCTFKPGEKVLDVGTGGGFPGIPLAILFPETQFHLVDSIGKKIKVVTEVAAGLGLKNVKASHLRAEQVTDKYDFVVSRAVTRLIDFYPWVRGKFNKDSKNAIPNGILYLKGGDLAEEIEESRLKAELYPLADYFKEDFFETKFVVYIPQ
- a CDS encoding glycosyltransferase, producing MELTLIESCLLGSLIFCFLIQLYFSLFVHLKLAFFPVEPIPETAAKPLSVVICARNEVDNLRNYLPSVLEQNHPDFEVVVVNDRSWDGTRQLLEEFAKQYKRLKIVTISEGEKFIAGKKFAVTMGIKAASNDWLVFTDADCVPASANWLLGMQQSEDPKVEIVLGYSPYLKKRGILNALIRFETFFTAVNYLSYAIKGMPYMGVGRNMAYRKTLFFKNKGFAAHMHIPSGDDDLFVNANAHSRNTEIRINKESQVWSEPNTSFGAYLRQKKRHFGAGKLYKGKHKFILSCQIIFQFLFYAFFAALLCFKATLYPALGVLLVSIVIRCFIYPRILKRLNYSDLRWCFPILDILLFIFLVFNGILSIFVKKVKWK
- the tgt gene encoding tRNA guanosine(34) transglycosylase Tgt, producing MKFTLQANDTHSKARAGTVTTDHGDIQTPIFMPVGTAGTVKAVHQRELKNDIDAKIILGNTYHLYLRPGLDIIEGSGGLHKFIGWDRPILTDSGGYQVYSLSKVRKIKEEGVTFRSHIDGSKHLFTPEYAMDIQRTIGADIIMAFDECTPYPCDYKYAANSINMTHRWLKRCCNRFDSTEPKYGFNQTLFPIVQGSVYKDLRKKSAEFIAGMNREGNAIGGLSVGEPAEEMYGMTEVVCDILPYDKPRYLMGVGTPINILENIALGVDMFDCVMPTRNARNGMLFTRNGIINIGNKKWADDFSPIDAESDLHADQVYSKAYLRHLMHSKEMLGAQIATLHNLHFYLWLVKTAREKIISGEFYAWKNKMVTILGNKL
- a CDS encoding LptF/LptG family permease, which translates into the protein MNFIKGRIKIIDWYIISKYLGTFIYTLTLFVVIIVIFDLSEKLDDFLGNNLTFWQVISLYYAGSIPFYVNMLSPLINFIAVIFFTAKMADQTEIVPILSGGVSFNRFLLPYFISAFIIFSINLASNLYILPYTNQIKNNFENTFIKKNDPTSKTDIHMKLDDHTYIYMRSFDNRSKVGSQFSLDNFKGDILTRKIVADEIKWDSLKRSWRLTNYSVRNIDGLKESMVNGATKTKDTILDMRPDDFSAYDNIFENLSNKDLSDKIKKERIRGSGIMNDLLFERYKRYLQPLSAFVLTLIGVALSSRKVRGGVGLPLGIGIILSFCYIVLNQFAKMFSLKGGISPLFAVLVPTIFFGLLGYYLLRKAPK